A genomic window from Methylorubrum extorquens includes:
- a CDS encoding sarcosine oxidase subunit gamma, which produces MPASLWRPRGAWEGAAKTGRHGAAKGPAGIRLRLREGCGLATLIAADGKEADLQAALADRFGPSLPEAGTAVFEGETGLVWSAPGQWLAVAPSPRDLWDLPETLRGVAAVTDQSDSRALVRISGPQARALLAKGVAIDLHPRAFGPGRAAVTSIAHIGVQLWQRDAGPTYDLAVARSFAGSFWRWLEHAAAEFGYEVEGA; this is translated from the coding sequence ATGCCCGCATCCCTCTGGCGCCCCCGCGGCGCCTGGGAAGGGGCCGCGAAGACCGGACGGCACGGCGCGGCGAAGGGCCCAGCGGGCATCCGCCTGCGGCTCCGCGAAGGCTGCGGCCTCGCCACGCTCATCGCGGCGGATGGAAAAGAAGCCGACTTACAAGCCGCTCTCGCGGATCGGTTCGGCCCGTCCCTGCCGGAGGCCGGCACCGCCGTCTTCGAGGGTGAGACGGGTTTGGTTTGGTCCGCGCCCGGCCAGTGGCTCGCGGTGGCGCCATCACCGCGCGATCTGTGGGATCTGCCCGAGACCCTGCGCGGCGTCGCGGCAGTCACCGACCAGAGCGACAGCCGCGCCCTGGTGCGGATCTCCGGTCCGCAGGCCCGCGCCCTACTCGCCAAGGGCGTCGCGATCGATCTGCATCCTCGCGCCTTCGGGCCGGGCCGGGCGGCGGTGACGAGCATCGCCCATATCGGCGTGCAGCTTTGGCAGCGCGATGCCGGCCCGACCTACGACCTCGCCGTCGCCCGCAGCTTCGCCGGCAGCTTCTGGCGCTGGCTGGAGCACGCGGCGGCCGAGTTCGGCTACGAGGTCGAGGGCGCGTAG
- a CDS encoding sarcosine oxidase subunit beta family protein, whose translation MRYSLFSVLGQALRGQRDWTPQWRDAAPQEAYDVVIVGGGGHGLATAYYLAREHGITNVAVLEKSHIGSGNVGRNTTIVRSNYGLPGNIPFYERSMKLWEGLEQDINYNAMVSQRGVLNLYHSDAQRDAYARRGNAMRLAGIDAELLDREGVRRLVPFIDFDNARFPVKGGLLQRRGGTVRHDAVAWGYARAADARGVDIVQNCAVTGIRRENGRVTGVETSRGFIRAGKVAISVAGSSSLLAGMVDMRLPIESHVLQAFVSEGVKPLIDGVMTFGAGHFYVSQSDKGGLVFGGDIDGYNSYASRGNLHTIEDVMEGGMALWPGLGRLRLLRHWGGIMDMSMDGSPIIDRTDIGGLYLNAGWCYGGFKATPAAGFCFAHLIARDEPHADASAYRLDRFATGHLIDEKGMGAQPNLH comes from the coding sequence ATGCGCTACTCCCTCTTCAGCGTCCTGGGACAAGCCCTGCGCGGCCAGCGCGACTGGACCCCGCAATGGCGCGACGCCGCCCCGCAGGAGGCCTACGACGTGGTGATCGTCGGCGGCGGCGGGCACGGGCTCGCCACCGCCTACTACCTCGCGCGTGAGCACGGCATCACCAACGTCGCCGTGCTGGAGAAGAGCCACATCGGCTCCGGCAATGTCGGGCGCAACACCACCATCGTGCGCTCGAATTACGGTCTGCCGGGCAACATCCCATTCTACGAGCGGTCGATGAAGCTCTGGGAGGGGCTGGAGCAGGACATCAACTACAATGCCATGGTCAGCCAGCGCGGCGTGCTGAACCTGTACCACTCGGATGCGCAGCGCGACGCCTATGCCCGCCGCGGCAACGCCATGCGGCTCGCCGGCATCGACGCCGAACTTCTGGACCGCGAGGGCGTGCGCCGCCTCGTGCCGTTCATCGACTTCGACAACGCGCGCTTCCCCGTGAAGGGCGGCCTGCTCCAGCGCCGCGGCGGCACCGTGCGCCACGATGCGGTGGCCTGGGGCTATGCCCGCGCGGCCGACGCGCGCGGCGTCGACATCGTCCAGAACTGCGCCGTCACCGGCATCCGCCGCGAGAACGGCCGCGTCACCGGCGTCGAGACCAGCCGCGGCTTCATCCGTGCGGGGAAGGTCGCGATCTCGGTGGCCGGCTCCTCCTCGCTGCTGGCCGGCATGGTCGACATGCGCCTGCCGATCGAGAGCCACGTGCTCCAGGCCTTCGTCAGCGAGGGCGTGAAGCCCCTGATCGACGGCGTGATGACCTTCGGCGCCGGCCACTTCTACGTCAGCCAGTCGGACAAGGGCGGCCTCGTCTTCGGTGGCGATATCGACGGCTACAACTCGTATGCGAGCCGCGGCAACCTCCACACCATCGAGGACGTGATGGAGGGCGGGATGGCGCTGTGGCCCGGCCTCGGGCGCCTGCGGCTGCTGCGCCACTGGGGCGGCATCATGGACATGTCGATGGACGGGAGCCCGATCATCGACCGCACCGATATCGGCGGCCTCTATCTCAATGCCGGCTGGTGCTACGGCGGCTTCAAGGCGACGCCGGCCGCGGGCTTCTGCTTCGCCCACCTGATCGCCCGCGACGAACCCCACGCGGATGCGAGCGCCTACCGTCTCGACCGCTTCGCCACCGGTCATCTCATCGACGAGAAGGGCATGGGCGCGCAGCCCAACCTGCATTGA
- a CDS encoding sarcosine oxidase subunit delta — protein sequence MRIRCPHCGERDNGEFSYLGDAAPVRPDGMDASAQAMHDYVYLRDNPAGTIRELWYHAAGCRSWLVVTRDTRTHAIESVEPARDVARAHRSGEAA from the coding sequence ATGCGCATCCGATGCCCCCATTGCGGCGAGCGCGACAACGGTGAGTTCAGCTATCTCGGCGACGCCGCCCCCGTGCGTCCCGACGGGATGGATGCCTCGGCGCAAGCCATGCACGACTACGTCTATCTGCGCGACAACCCCGCCGGGACCATCCGCGAACTCTGGTACCACGCTGCCGGATGCCGCTCCTGGCTGGTCGTGACCCGCGACACCCGCACCCACGCGATCGAATCGGTCGAGCCGGCGCGCGACGTCGCGCGGGCGCACCGCTCGGGAGAGGCCGCATGA
- a CDS encoding GlxA family transcriptional regulator, which translates to MHETHEPTGRARSGRRAPRAATPAPRTVGFVLVPDFPLMAYTAAVEPLRAANTLSGCELYRWWHAAPGGGVVQASNGLGILTDVAVGAGSIAADRVFVCAGGNPAEFDDPALFAWLRGLARHGVTLGGISGGPYLLARAGLLSGRRCTLHWEHVPAFEERYPEIAVVRSLFEIQGDRITCSGGIAALDLMLDLIGRDHGAGLAAGVSDWFLHNQIREGLSPQRMDLRQRFGVRDPRLLRVLAAMEANVEAPLPREALAELAHVSVRQLERLFRDGLGRGLHRHYLHLRLDRAHQLGRESALSRAEIATATGFASADELSRAERRRGQQGAES; encoded by the coding sequence ATGCATGAGACACACGAACCGACCGGCCGGGCCCGGTCCGGGCGCAGGGCGCCGCGGGCGGCCACACCCGCCCCGCGCACGGTCGGCTTCGTGCTGGTGCCGGACTTTCCGCTGATGGCCTACACCGCGGCGGTCGAGCCCCTGCGCGCCGCCAACACGCTGTCGGGCTGCGAACTCTACCGCTGGTGGCACGCCGCTCCCGGCGGCGGCGTGGTGCAGGCCTCGAACGGGCTCGGCATCCTCACCGACGTCGCCGTGGGCGCCGGAAGCATCGCCGCCGACCGCGTCTTCGTCTGCGCCGGCGGCAATCCGGCCGAGTTCGACGATCCCGCCCTGTTCGCGTGGCTGCGCGGGCTCGCCCGCCACGGGGTGACGCTCGGCGGCATCTCCGGCGGGCCCTATCTCCTGGCGCGCGCCGGCCTGCTCTCGGGGCGGCGCTGCACCCTGCACTGGGAGCACGTTCCGGCCTTCGAGGAGCGCTACCCCGAGATCGCGGTTGTCCGATCGCTGTTCGAGATCCAGGGCGACCGCATCACCTGCTCCGGCGGCATCGCCGCGCTCGACCTGATGCTCGACCTGATCGGGCGCGACCACGGCGCCGGCCTCGCGGCGGGCGTCAGCGACTGGTTCCTGCACAACCAGATCCGCGAGGGCCTGAGCCCGCAGCGGATGGATCTGCGCCAGCGCTTCGGCGTGCGCGACCCGCGCCTGCTGCGGGTGCTCGCGGCGATGGAGGCGAACGTCGAGGCGCCGCTCCCGCGCGAAGCCTTGGCGGAACTGGCCCACGTCTCGGTGCGGCAGTTGGAGCGGCTGTTTCGCGACGGCCTCGGGCGCGGGCTGCACCGGCATTACCTGCACCTGCGCCTCGACCGGGCACACCAACTCGGCCGGGAGAGCGCGTTGAGCCGCGCCGAGATCGCGACAGCGACGGGTTTTGCGAGCGCGGACGAGCTGTCGCGGGCCGAGCGGCGGCGCGGGCAGCAGGGGGCTGAGTCCTGA
- a CDS encoding hybrid sensor histidine kinase/response regulator, with product MPSSPEKPSAPGPNTPVTGSGASGVVDQHHDIFFAAVETTRMPMIVTDPHQPDNPIIFANRAFVRMTGYSADELIGSNCRFLQGPDTDRDTVSEVRDAIREHREFAAEILNYRKDGSSFWNALFVSPVFNRSGDLVYFFGSQLDVSRRRDAEESLHQAQKMESLGQLTGGIAHDFNNLLQVVSGHNEVMLALLDHPTLNVPRMRRAGEAVRAATDRAAKLTHQLLAFSRKQRLEGRLLNLNGLVESMGEMAGRTLGDDVVLKSVLASDLWTTRIDPTQAEVALLNVLINARDAMPEGGSVTVRTENLLIEDEDTALYKTVPPGAYVVISVTDTGTGMPSEILARVMEPFFTTKGEGKGTGLGLAMVYGFAKQSGGSVKIYSEVGHGTTVRLLFPASDQKAEEEHKPTIRAADRHGTETVLVVDDRPDVAETAGIILEDFGYKVTVVDGPKAALEILDGEGRIDLLFTDLIMPGGMNGVMLARAARERQPKIKVLLTTGYAEASMERTDAGGTEFEIINKPYKRMELARRVRRVIDGPTGVG from the coding sequence ATGCCTTCGTCACCCGAGAAGCCCAGTGCACCCGGGCCGAATACGCCTGTCACCGGCAGCGGTGCCTCCGGCGTCGTCGATCAACATCACGACATCTTCTTCGCGGCCGTCGAGACGACGCGCATGCCGATGATCGTCACCGATCCGCACCAGCCGGACAACCCGATCATCTTCGCCAACCGCGCCTTTGTCCGGATGACCGGCTATTCGGCCGACGAGCTGATTGGATCGAACTGCCGCTTTCTCCAGGGCCCCGATACGGACCGCGACACCGTCTCGGAGGTGCGCGACGCCATCCGGGAGCATCGGGAATTCGCCGCCGAGATCCTGAACTACCGCAAGGACGGCTCCTCGTTCTGGAACGCGCTGTTCGTCAGCCCGGTGTTCAACCGCTCGGGCGACCTCGTCTACTTCTTCGGCTCGCAGCTCGACGTGTCGCGCCGCCGCGATGCGGAGGAATCGCTGCACCAAGCCCAGAAAATGGAGAGCCTCGGCCAGCTCACCGGCGGCATCGCTCACGACTTCAACAACCTGCTGCAGGTCGTGTCGGGCCACAACGAGGTGATGCTGGCGCTGCTCGACCATCCCACCCTCAACGTGCCGCGGATGCGCCGGGCCGGCGAGGCGGTGCGGGCGGCGACCGATCGCGCCGCCAAGCTCACCCACCAGCTCCTCGCCTTCTCGCGCAAGCAGCGACTGGAGGGGCGGCTCCTGAACCTCAACGGCCTCGTCGAGAGCATGGGCGAGATGGCCGGGCGGACGCTGGGCGACGACGTCGTCCTGAAATCCGTTCTCGCGTCGGACCTCTGGACCACCCGCATCGACCCGACGCAGGCCGAGGTCGCCCTGCTCAACGTGCTGATCAACGCCCGCGACGCGATGCCGGAGGGCGGCTCGGTCACGGTGCGGACCGAGAACCTGCTGATCGAGGACGAGGACACCGCGCTCTACAAGACGGTGCCGCCGGGCGCCTACGTGGTGATCTCGGTGACCGATACCGGGACCGGCATGCCGTCCGAGATCCTAGCGCGCGTTATGGAGCCGTTCTTCACCACCAAGGGTGAGGGCAAAGGCACGGGACTCGGCCTCGCCATGGTCTACGGCTTTGCCAAGCAATCCGGCGGCTCGGTGAAGATCTATTCCGAGGTCGGGCACGGCACGACGGTGCGGCTCCTGTTTCCCGCCTCCGACCAGAAGGCCGAGGAGGAGCACAAGCCGACCATCCGCGCCGCCGACCGGCACGGCACCGAGACGGTGCTCGTCGTGGACGACCGGCCCGACGTGGCCGAGACCGCCGGCATCATCCTGGAGGATTTCGGCTACAAGGTCACCGTCGTCGACGGTCCCAAGGCGGCGCTCGAAATCCTCGACGGCGAGGGGCGCATCGACCTGCTGTTCACCGACCTCATCATGCCCGGCGGCATGAACGGCGTGATGCTGGCCCGCGCCGCGCGGGAGCGGCAGCCCAAGATCAAGGTGCTGCTCACCACCGGCTACGCCGAGGCTTCGATGGAGCGCACCGACGCGGGCGGCACCGAGTTCGAGATCATCAACAAGCCCTACAAGCGGATGGAGCTGGCCCGCCGGGTGCGCCGGGTGATCGACGGGCCGACCGGCGTCGGGTAG
- a CDS encoding sarcosine oxidase subunit alpha family protein — MTTLALQRAEAPAPANAADQPFRTAAGGLIDRSRPRDFTFDGRRLTGFHGDTLASALLANGVRLVGRSFKYHRPRGILSAGSEEPNALVELRSGARREPNTRATMAELYEGLEATSQNRWPSLAVDALSVNALLSPVFAAGFYYKTFMWPAAFWEKLYEPMIRRAAGLGRAADAPDPDTYDHVHAHCDVLVIGGGPAGLSAALTAGRSGARVILVDEDFSIGGRLLAERREIGGASGAEWAARAVAELESLAEVRILSRTTLFGVYDHGAYGAVERVSDHLAVPPAHAPRQRLWRIVARRAVLAAGAIERPHVFGGNDRPGVMLAGAVRTYLNRYGVLPGRRLAVFTSSDDGWRTAADILAAGGGLAAVIDTRTTVAPALRRMAEAAGARVVTGGYVAGTKGHLGLSAIQVVDGYNSTETIPCDGLAMANGWNPIVHLDSHLSRRPVWDGAIHAFVPGTLPSGMRAAGAAAGRFTLAECLETGAQAGAEAATDCGFTAMPEAAPLTDPESVSHTPLWRVPKPRGKAFVDFQNDVAASDVELAHREGFRAVELLKRYTTLGMATDQGKTSNLAGLSIMAELTGKDIPSVGTTVFRPPFTPVAIGAFAGHHRGKEFRATRHVPSHAWAEENGGVFVETGLWLRPAYFPRADETDWLDTVVREVETVRARVGICDVTTLGKIDIQGRDALAFIERVCANPFATLPVGKARYAVLLREDGFILDDGTVARLGETHYVMTASTANAARVMQHLEFCRQWLWPELDVQLASVSEQWAQYAVAGPRARDTLRRIVDPGFDLSNEAFPFLACADITVGGGIPARLFRISFSGELAYELAVPAAYGDAAWRAVMQAGLPYGITAYGSEALSVMRIEKGHAAGAEINGQTTARDLGLGGMLAKKKDYVGRLMKERPGLVDPARPILAGFRPVDPGVRLRAGAHFLSLDAEPSLEADEGVMTSVAYSPSLKGWIGLGLIRRGTERHGERVRAADPVRGADIEVEICSPVFVDPKEEKLRV, encoded by the coding sequence ATGACCACGCTCGCCCTTCAGCGCGCCGAGGCGCCCGCTCCCGCGAACGCGGCCGACCAGCCGTTCCGCACCGCCGCCGGCGGCCTGATCGACCGGAGCCGGCCGCGCGACTTCACCTTCGACGGGCGGCGCCTCACCGGCTTCCATGGCGACACGCTGGCCTCGGCGCTGCTCGCCAACGGCGTGCGCCTCGTCGGCCGCTCGTTCAAGTATCACCGGCCCCGCGGCATCCTCTCGGCGGGTTCGGAGGAGCCGAACGCCCTGGTGGAACTGCGCTCCGGGGCGCGACGCGAGCCCAACACCCGCGCCACCATGGCCGAACTCTACGAGGGGTTGGAGGCGACGAGCCAGAACCGCTGGCCCTCGCTCGCCGTGGATGCGCTCTCGGTCAACGCGCTGCTCAGCCCCGTCTTCGCGGCGGGCTTCTACTACAAGACCTTCATGTGGCCGGCCGCGTTCTGGGAGAAGCTCTACGAGCCGATGATCCGGCGTGCAGCCGGCCTCGGCCGGGCCGCCGACGCCCCCGATCCTGACACCTACGACCACGTTCATGCCCATTGCGACGTGCTCGTCATCGGCGGCGGCCCGGCCGGTCTTTCGGCGGCGCTCACTGCGGGCCGCTCCGGCGCGCGGGTGATCCTGGTCGACGAGGATTTTTCGATTGGCGGCCGCCTGCTGGCGGAGCGTCGCGAGATCGGCGGCGCGAGCGGGGCCGAGTGGGCCGCCCGGGCGGTGGCCGAACTGGAGAGCTTGGCCGAGGTGCGCATCCTGTCGCGCACCACCTTGTTCGGCGTCTACGACCACGGCGCCTACGGTGCGGTCGAGCGCGTCTCCGACCATCTCGCGGTGCCCCCGGCCCACGCCCCGCGCCAGCGGCTGTGGCGGATCGTGGCGCGGCGCGCGGTGCTCGCGGCCGGCGCCATCGAGCGCCCGCACGTCTTCGGCGGCAACGATCGCCCCGGCGTGATGCTGGCCGGCGCGGTGCGGACCTATCTCAACCGCTACGGCGTCTTGCCGGGCCGGCGCCTCGCGGTGTTCACGTCGAGCGACGACGGCTGGCGCACTGCCGCCGACATCCTGGCCGCGGGCGGCGGGCTTGCGGCGGTGATCGACACCCGCACCACCGTTGCCCCCGCCTTGCGCCGGATGGCGGAAGCCGCCGGGGCGCGGGTGGTGACCGGCGGATACGTTGCCGGCACCAAGGGCCATCTGGGCCTCAGCGCGATCCAGGTCGTGGACGGCTACAACAGCACCGAGACCATTCCCTGCGACGGCCTCGCCATGGCCAATGGCTGGAACCCGATCGTCCACCTCGACTCGCATCTCTCCCGCCGGCCGGTCTGGGACGGGGCGATCCACGCCTTCGTGCCGGGCACCCTCCCCTCCGGCATGCGGGCGGCGGGCGCCGCCGCCGGGCGCTTCACCCTCGCCGAATGCCTGGAGACCGGCGCGCAGGCCGGCGCGGAGGCGGCGACCGATTGCGGTTTCACCGCGATGCCCGAGGCCGCGCCGCTGACCGACCCGGAGAGCGTGAGTCACACCCCGCTCTGGCGCGTGCCCAAGCCCCGCGGAAAGGCCTTTGTCGATTTTCAGAACGACGTGGCCGCCTCCGACGTCGAACTCGCCCACCGCGAGGGGTTCCGCGCGGTCGAGCTGCTGAAGCGCTACACCACGCTCGGCATGGCGACCGACCAGGGCAAGACCTCGAACCTCGCCGGCCTGTCGATCATGGCCGAGCTGACGGGCAAGGACATCCCGAGCGTCGGCACCACGGTGTTCCGCCCGCCCTTCACCCCCGTCGCCATCGGCGCCTTTGCCGGCCATCACCGCGGCAAGGAATTCCGTGCCACCCGCCATGTCCCGTCGCACGCCTGGGCCGAGGAGAACGGCGGCGTCTTCGTCGAGACCGGCCTGTGGCTGCGCCCGGCCTACTTCCCCCGCGCCGACGAGACGGATTGGCTCGACACGGTGGTGCGGGAGGTCGAGACCGTGCGCGCCCGCGTCGGGATCTGCGACGTCACCACGCTCGGCAAGATCGACATCCAGGGCCGCGATGCGCTAGCGTTCATCGAGCGGGTCTGCGCCAACCCCTTCGCAACGCTGCCCGTCGGCAAGGCCCGCTACGCCGTGCTGCTGCGCGAGGACGGCTTCATCCTGGATGACGGCACCGTCGCGCGCCTCGGCGAGACGCACTACGTCATGACCGCCTCGACGGCGAACGCCGCGCGGGTGATGCAGCACCTCGAATTTTGCCGGCAATGGTTATGGCCGGAGCTCGACGTGCAACTCGCCTCGGTCAGCGAGCAATGGGCGCAATATGCGGTCGCCGGCCCCCGCGCCCGCGATACGCTCCGCCGGATCGTCGATCCCGGCTTCGACCTCTCCAACGAGGCCTTCCCGTTCCTCGCCTGCGCCGACATCACCGTCGGCGGCGGCATCCCGGCGCGGCTGTTCCGCATCTCGTTCTCGGGTGAACTCGCCTACGAGTTGGCGGTGCCGGCCGCCTACGGCGACGCCGCGTGGCGGGCGGTCATGCAGGCGGGCCTGCCCTACGGCATCACCGCCTACGGTTCGGAGGCGCTCTCGGTGATGCGCATCGAGAAGGGCCACGCGGCGGGTGCCGAAATCAACGGCCAGACTACCGCCCGCGACCTCGGTCTCGGCGGGATGCTCGCCAAGAAGAAGGACTATGTCGGCCGCCTGATGAAGGAGCGTCCGGGGCTGGTCGATCCGGCCCGTCCGATCCTGGCCGGTTTCCGGCCGGTCGATCCCGGCGTGCGGCTACGGGCAGGCGCGCATTTCCTGAGTCTCGACGCGGAGCCGAGCCTGGAGGCGGACGAGGGCGTGATGACCTCGGTCGCCTACTCGCCGAGCCTGAAAGGCTGGATCGGCCTCGGCCTGATCCGGCGCGGGACGGAGCGTCACGGCGAGCGGGTGCGCGCCGCCGATCCGGTGCGCGGCGCCGACATCGAGGTCGAGATCTGTTCGCCGGTCTTCGTCGATCCCAAGGAGGAGAAGCTGCGTGTCTGA